In Bacillota bacterium, the sequence TCTTGTAGTGCATGGGAATGACCACCCTGGGTTTGACCCTTCTGACCAGCATGAGCGCGCCGGCGGCGTCGATGGTGTACACGCCTCCCACCGGCGCCATCATCACGTCGACGCGTCCCCAGGAGTCGATCGCATCATCAGAAGGGATGTGGCCGAGGTCGCCGAGATGACAGAAGGTGATCCCCTTCATCTCGATGACGAAGACTGTATTCGTTCCGCGCTTCGCCCCACGCTGTTCATCATGGTAGGTCTGGATCCCGCGGAATCTCGCTCCTCGTATACTGTGCTCACCCACACCCTTCAGCACTTGTGGAGACCCTTGAACGACCCCAACGTTGCCGTGGTCGAAGTGCTCGTGGCTGACTGTGACGACATCGGCCCGGACAGCGGGAAGCCTATAGCCCACAGTCTCATCGAACGGGTCCATCAGAACGCGAAGTCCGTCGTCCGATGCCAACAGAAAGCATGCGTGCCCGAACCAGGTTACGGTCACGGTGCCCGCACGGCCGGCTTGAACCCCGATATCCCCTGCATGCATCACCAGACACCTCCTGAACGGGATGTGTGTTCACTCTGCGCGGTCTTTCAGCCTGAGTACCTGAAAGGCGAGAGCTCCCGGGTCCGCCCCCGCACTCGTCATCCTGTCGATCACCCGGCGTATCCTCTCGAGCCCGATCTCGGCAATGGTATTGTACCCCATCTGCCTTGCCGTGGAGCTGGCCGATGTCGGTTCAGGAGCCTGGATGCACATGCATCGGCGTCCACCGCCGTCCTCGCGATTCTGGTTCAGAACCGCGTGAGCAGTGGTGCACGACCCCGCGAAGAAGTCCAGAACTATGTCCTCGCCTCTTGTTGCGATCCGGAGCAGGGAACGGATCAAAGCCGTCGGCTTGGGAGAATCGAACACCGCCCTGCCGTCGAAGAGTTCCTGGATCTCGCGGGTCCCACGTGCAGCCGTCCCGTGCCTCGCC encodes:
- a CDS encoding MBL fold metallo-hydrolase, encoding MHAGDIGVQAGRAGTVTVTWFGHACFLLASDDGLRVLMDPFDETVGYRLPAVRADVVTVSHEHFDHGNVGVVQGSPQVLKGVGEHSIRGARFRGIQTYHDEQRGAKRGTNTVFVIEMKGITFCHLGDLGHIPSDDAIDSWGRVDVMMAPVGGVYTIDAAGALMLVRRVKPRVVIPMHYKTPSLKFPLAGPEEFLRGIAQVQRPAGREYIVSADRLPAETTAVVLRYQ